CAACGAGAACTCTGCCTTCCGGCCGGTGAGGAATCCCTGGGACACGAGCCGCGTGCCGGGCGGCTCCTCGGGCGGGTCGGCCGCCGCGGTGGCCGCGCGCCTGGTGCCGGCAGCCACCGGCACCGACACCGGCGGCTCCATCCGCCAGCCGGCCAGCTTCTCGGGCATCACCGGCATCAAGCCGACGTACGGCGTGTGCTCACGCTACGGGATGATCGCCTTCGCCTCCAGCCTCGACCAGGCGGGGCCGCTCGCGCGCAGCGCGGAAGACTGCGCACTGCTTCTGTCGGCGATGAGCGGCTTCGACGAGCGCGATTCCACCAGCGCCAACCGGCCCCCGCAGGACTTCCATGCCGCGATGCGCCAATCGCGCGAGGGGGCGACGTCGGCGCGGCCGCTGGCCGGCCTGCGCATCGGATTGCCGCGTGAATTCTTTCCGGCCGCGCTGGCATCCGACGTCGACGGCGCGGTTCGCGCCGCGCTGGCCGAGCTCGAGAAGCTGGGCGCCGCGCTGGTCGACGTGAGCCTGCCTCGCACCGAGCTGTCGATCCCGGTGTACTACATCATTGCGCCGGCCGAGGCGTCGTCGAACCTCAGCCGCTTCGACGGCGTGCGCTTCGGTCATCGCGCGCGTCAGTACGGCGACCTGCTCGACATGTACAAGAAGTCGCGCGCCGAGGGCTTCGGGCCCGAGGTCAAGCGCCGCATCATGATCGGCACCTACGTCCTGTCGCACGGCTACTACGACGCCTACTACCTGCAGGCGCAGAAGCTGCGCCGCATGATCGCCGACGACTTCCAGCGCTGCTTCCGGCAGTGCGACGTCATCGCCGGCCCGGTCGCGCCCACGGTGGCGTGGAAGATCGGCGACAAGGGCGACGACCCGGTGGCCACCTACCTGGCCGACATCTTCACGCTGCCGGCCAGCCTGGCCGGCCTTCCGGGCATGAGCCTGCCCGCGGGCTTCGGCGAGGCCGGCCTGCCGGTCGGGCTGCAGCTGATCGGCAACTACTTCGACGAAGCCACGCTGCTGCAGGCCGCCCATGCGTTCCAGCAGGCCACCGACTGGCACACGCGCGCGCCGGCGCAGACCTGACATGGCCACCAGCACCCTCATCCGCGGCTACGAGGTCGTCATCGGCCTCGAGACGCACGCCCAGCTGTCAACGCATTCCAAGATCTTCAGCGGATCGCCGACCGCGTTCGGCGCCCAGCCGAACTCCCAGGCCTCGCCAGTCGACCTGGCGCTGCCCGGCACCCTCCCGGTGATGAACCGCGGCGCGGTCGAGCGCGCCATCCGCTTCGGTCTGGCGGTGGGCGCCAAGGTCGCGCAGCAATCGATCTTCGCGCGCAAGAACTACTTCTACCCGGACCTGCCGAAGGGCTACCAGATCAGCCAGTACGAGACGCCGGTGGTGCAAGGCGGCGCAGTGGAGTTCTTCGTCGCCTCCTCGACAGGCTCGGGGGCGTCCGAGAGCCGGAAGGTCCACCTCACCCGCGCGCACCTGGAAGAGGATGCGGGCAAGTCGCTGCACGAGGCGTTCGCGAACCAATCGGGCATCGACCTCAACCGCGCCGGCACGCCGCTGCTCGAGATCGTGTCCGAGCCCGACATGCGCTCCAGCGCCGAAGCGGTCGCCTACGCGAAGGCGCTGCATGCGCTGGTCGTGTGGCTGGGCATCTGCGACGGCAACATGCAGGAAGGCTCCTTCCGCTGCGACGCCAACGTGTCCGTTCGCAAGCCGGGTGCCCCTTTCGGCACGCGGCGGGAAATCAAGAACCTGAACAGCTTCAAGTTCCTGCAGCAGGCGATCGACTTCGAGATCCAGTGGCAGATCGATCTCATCGAAGACGGCGGCCAGGTGCGCCAGGCGACGGTGCTGTTCAACCCCGATACGGGCGAGACCCGCGAGATGCGCACCAAGGAAGACGCGCACGACTACCGCTACTTCCCCGACCCCGATCTGCCGCCGCTGGTCATCGCGCCGGCGTGGATCGAGCAGGTGCGCGCGGGAATGCCCGAGCTGCCGCGGGTGATGGCCGATCGCTTCCAGAAGGAGTACGGGCTGCCCGCCTACGACGCGTCGATGATGACGCAGAGCAAGGCCTTCGGCGCCTTCTTCGAGGCCGCCGCGCGTGCTTGCGGTCAGCCCAAGCCGGTCGCCAACTGGCTGATGGGCGAGGTCTCGCGCCGGCTGAACGCCGAGACGCGCGAGATCGAGACCAGCCCGGTCGACGCCGCCACGCTGGGGCGGCTGATCACCCGCATCGCCGACGGCACCATCTCGAACAACGGCGCCAAGCAGGTGTTCGAGGCGCTGTGGACACGCGAAGGCCGCGACGTCGACACGCTCATCGACACGCTGGGCCTGAAGCAGATGAGCGACAGCAGCGAGCTCGAGCGCATCCTCGACGAGGTGCTGGCCGCCAACGCGAAGTCGGTCGAGGAGTTTCGCGCCGGCAAGGAGAAGGCCTTCAACGCGCTGGTGGGCCAGGCGATGAAAGCCACCAAGGGCAAGGCCAATCCGGCGCAGGTGAACGAGCTGCTGAGGAAGAAGCTGGGGTCGTGAGGCGCCGGGCTATTTGGCCGCGGTCTTCTTCGCGTCCGAGGCCGCCGATTCGGACGGCAACGCGCCCATCGAGCCTGGCGCGGCGCCGGCCCACAACTTCTTCAGCCGCGCCAGCTCCGCGTCGTACAGCGCGTTGATCCGAACGATCTCGGCCTGCTGGTTCTGGATGAGCACCTTCTGGGCGTCGGTGGCGGCGTCGTTGGCGTCGAGCTGCTGCCTGAGTTTCAGCGGTGCCGCACGGCCGACATAGAACTCGGCCTCGTCGACCAGCGGCTTGCGCTCGGCGGCCAGGGCGGCCAGCCGCTTCTCCGACACGGCGACCGCGTTGCGCACGTCGTCGAGCGCCTTGGCCCGCTGCTTGTTGTGCGCCGCCTCGTTCGGAAAACGCACCATCAGGTTGCGATCACGCCGAATCGCATCTTGCTGCGCGACCCGGTCCGCCGCGGCCTGGCGCTCACGCGCTTCCTGCTCGGCCCGCTCGTCCGCCGTGGGCGTGGGCGGCAACACGCGCTTGACCGAGCCGTCCGGGTTGAGCACCCGCTGGTCCCGATTGGCGCATTCGACGATCGGCCGGTCGGACGTGAGCTTCTTGCCATTGGCGTCGATGCAGCTGTAGATGGCCGCCGATGCGTGGCCGGCACAAAACGTCAGCATCAGTCCGGCGACGTAGCCCAGTAGCCTCATTCACACTCCGTAACGTTCACGATAGGCGGCTACACGCGACAGGTGCGCGCCGAGCTGCGGATCGTCGGCCGAGCGCAGATAGCCCATCAGGTCGGCCAGCGTCGCGATGGCGAGCACCGGCAGGCCGTATTCCCGCTGGAAGCCCTCAACGGCGGAATGCGGCGAGAGGTTGTCATCGGCGCCGCCACGCTCCATGCGATCCATCGCGATCAGCACCGCCACCGGCTGCGCGCCGGCCGCGCGGATCATCTCGACCGACTCGCGCTTGGACGCGCCGTCGGTGATCACGTCGTCGACGATGACGACACGGCCCTTCAGCGGCGCGCCGACCATCATCCCGCCTTCTCCGTGGTCCTTGGCTTCCTTGCGGTTGTGGCAGAAGGGCACGTTGCGTCCCAGGGCCGCAAGG
The Piscinibacter sp. XHJ-5 DNA segment above includes these coding regions:
- a CDS encoding DUF4124 domain-containing protein — its product is MRLLGYVAGLMLTFCAGHASAAIYSCIDANGKKLTSDRPIVECANRDQRVLNPDGSVKRVLPPTPTADERAEQEARERQAAADRVAQQDAIRRDRNLMVRFPNEAAHNKQRAKALDDVRNAVAVSEKRLAALAAERKPLVDEAEFYVGRAAPLKLRQQLDANDAATDAQKVLIQNQQAEIVRINALYDAELARLKKLWAGAAPGSMGALPSESAASDAKKTAAK
- the pyrE gene encoding orotate phosphoribosyltransferase, producing the protein MSSLSATTADDRLAEEFVAFSVQSGVLRFGEFKTKAGRQSPYFFNSGLFDDGAKLGRLAEFYARRLLASGVGFDMLFGPAYKGITLAACTAVALAALGRNVPFCHNRKEAKDHGEGGMMVGAPLKGRVVIVDDVITDGASKRESVEMIRAAGAQPVAVLIAMDRMERGGADDNLSPHSAVEGFQREYGLPVLAIATLADLMGYLRSADDPQLGAHLSRVAAYRERYGV
- the gatA gene encoding Asp-tRNA(Asn)/Glu-tRNA(Gln) amidotransferase subunit GatA produces the protein MKALHEMGVAELGRALASKEVSSTEATKHLLARVATHEHLGAWLAVDAQHALAQAQAADQRRAAGAAGPLLGVPLAHKDIFVTSVLPTTAGSKMLEGYMSPFDATVVRKLADAGTVTLGKLNCDEFAMGSSNENSAFRPVRNPWDTSRVPGGSSGGSAAAVAARLVPAATGTDTGGSIRQPASFSGITGIKPTYGVCSRYGMIAFASSLDQAGPLARSAEDCALLLSAMSGFDERDSTSANRPPQDFHAAMRQSREGATSARPLAGLRIGLPREFFPAALASDVDGAVRAALAELEKLGAALVDVSLPRTELSIPVYYIIAPAEASSNLSRFDGVRFGHRARQYGDLLDMYKKSRAEGFGPEVKRRIMIGTYVLSHGYYDAYYLQAQKLRRMIADDFQRCFRQCDVIAGPVAPTVAWKIGDKGDDPVATYLADIFTLPASLAGLPGMSLPAGFGEAGLPVGLQLIGNYFDEATLLQAAHAFQQATDWHTRAPAQT
- the gatB gene encoding Asp-tRNA(Asn)/Glu-tRNA(Gln) amidotransferase subunit GatB, whose product is MATSTLIRGYEVVIGLETHAQLSTHSKIFSGSPTAFGAQPNSQASPVDLALPGTLPVMNRGAVERAIRFGLAVGAKVAQQSIFARKNYFYPDLPKGYQISQYETPVVQGGAVEFFVASSTGSGASESRKVHLTRAHLEEDAGKSLHEAFANQSGIDLNRAGTPLLEIVSEPDMRSSAEAVAYAKALHALVVWLGICDGNMQEGSFRCDANVSVRKPGAPFGTRREIKNLNSFKFLQQAIDFEIQWQIDLIEDGGQVRQATVLFNPDTGETREMRTKEDAHDYRYFPDPDLPPLVIAPAWIEQVRAGMPELPRVMADRFQKEYGLPAYDASMMTQSKAFGAFFEAAARACGQPKPVANWLMGEVSRRLNAETREIETSPVDAATLGRLITRIADGTISNNGAKQVFEALWTREGRDVDTLIDTLGLKQMSDSSELERILDEVLAANAKSVEEFRAGKEKAFNALVGQAMKATKGKANPAQVNELLRKKLGS